In one window of Chryseobacterium phocaeense DNA:
- a CDS encoding FEKKY domain-containing protein → MKFSGFLLMAMTVLFSCKKEDQGSYHGEYYWIYTYGYPNMDFFEAAEGVSEKWKIKYHAVSGCMIDQKLMDSVDIQNKKTYTAIEEKLGKGWREKYNNDIDNFMMKKVDVMDVLITNKLFRDELKKHYIEIYNLDKEVFELNDQGEFKVIVYNNDLRYENKECFRLAVNTKNRTVNLIQ, encoded by the coding sequence ATGAAATTTTCCGGTTTTCTTCTGATGGCAATGACCGTTCTTTTTTCATGCAAAAAAGAAGATCAGGGCAGTTATCATGGAGAATATTACTGGATTTATACGTATGGATATCCAAACATGGATTTTTTCGAGGCAGCAGAAGGAGTTTCAGAAAAATGGAAAATTAAATACCATGCTGTTTCCGGATGTATGATTGATCAGAAACTGATGGACAGCGTGGATATACAAAATAAAAAGACCTATACAGCCATTGAAGAAAAATTGGGAAAAGGCTGGAGAGAGAAATACAATAATGATATTGATAATTTCATGATGAAGAAAGTAGATGTAATGGATGTTCTGATCACCAATAAATTATTCAGAGATGAACTTAAAAAGCATTATATTGAGATCTATAATCTGGATAAAGAAGTGTTTGAACTTAATGACCAGGGTGAGTTTAAAGTCATTGTTTACAATAATGACCTCAGATATGAAAATAAAGAATGCTTTAGATTAGCAGTAAATACCAAGAATAGAACAGTAAATTTAATACAATAA
- a CDS encoding glucose-1-phosphate adenylyltransferase has translation MKRNVISIVLGGGRGTRLFPLTYSRSKPAVPIAGKYRLVDIPISNCLNSGLNKILVLTQFNSASLNSHIKNSYHFDIFSKGFVDILAAEQNVENESWYQGTADAVRQSMKHLEKYDYDYILILSGDQLYQMDFREMLDFHIENGGDLTIATIPVVAKDATGFGILKSDDEGNITSFYEKPEYDILDGLKSEVSEENKHKGKEYLASMGIYIFTRTILKKMFDEGAGDDFGKDIIPNSIGKYKTLSYQYEGYWTDIGTIESFYEANLDLCQDLPQFNLFSSSPIYTRARMLPPSKINGSYVSKAVFGDGCIIMADKIENSVIGNRTRIDKGSTIVNSYVMGADFYQNTTEIVLNDRNGRPNMGIGKYCYIEKAILDKNCYIGDNVKIIGGKHLPDGDYGTHSVQDGIVVVKKGAVLPSGTHIG, from the coding sequence ATGAAACGAAATGTAATCTCCATTGTTTTGGGAGGCGGCAGAGGGACAAGATTATTCCCGTTGACATATTCGAGATCAAAACCGGCAGTTCCTATTGCAGGAAAATACAGGTTGGTAGATATTCCTATTTCCAACTGTCTGAACTCGGGGCTGAATAAGATTCTGGTACTAACCCAGTTTAATTCAGCTTCTTTGAACTCACATATCAAAAATTCGTATCACTTCGATATTTTCAGCAAAGGCTTTGTGGATATCCTGGCGGCCGAGCAGAATGTGGAAAATGAAAGCTGGTACCAGGGAACGGCAGATGCGGTGCGTCAGTCTATGAAGCACCTGGAAAAGTATGATTATGACTATATCCTGATTCTTTCCGGAGACCAGCTGTATCAGATGGATTTCAGGGAAATGCTGGATTTTCATATTGAAAACGGAGGTGATCTCACCATTGCCACCATTCCCGTCGTTGCAAAAGATGCTACAGGCTTCGGAATCCTGAAATCTGATGATGAAGGGAATATCACTTCTTTCTACGAAAAACCGGAATACGATATACTGGATGGCCTGAAATCCGAAGTTTCCGAAGAAAATAAGCACAAAGGAAAAGAATACCTGGCTTCAATGGGAATCTATATTTTTACGAGAACAATCCTTAAAAAAATGTTTGATGAAGGGGCAGGGGATGATTTCGGAAAGGATATTATTCCTAATTCCATAGGGAAGTACAAAACATTGAGCTATCAGTATGAAGGATACTGGACAGATATAGGAACCATAGAGTCTTTTTATGAAGCGAATCTTGACCTTTGCCAGGATCTTCCGCAGTTTAACCTGTTCTCTTCTTCACCTATCTATACCAGGGCAAGGATGCTTCCACCTTCAAAAATCAACGGTTCTTATGTAAGCAAAGCCGTTTTTGGAGACGGCTGCATCATCATGGCGGATAAGATTGAAAACTCCGTGATCGGAAACAGAACCAGAATCGATAAAGGAAGCACCATTGTAAATTCCTACGTTATGGGTGCCGATTTTTACCAGAATACCACAGAAATTGTCCTCAACGACAGAAACGGACGTCCTAATATGGGGATCGGAAAATACTGCTATATTGAAAAAGCAATTCTTGATAAAAACTGTTATATCGGAGATAATGTAAAGATCATCGGCGGAAAACACCTTCCGGATGGAGATTACGGAACCCATTCCGTTCAGGATGGCATCGTAGTGGTCAAAAAAGGAGCAGTGCTTCCTTCAGGAACACATATAGGATAA